The Flavobacterium sp. M31R6 nucleotide sequence GCTCTTGTAAATGGATACAAAGGAAAAGTAATGGAGGCAAATACCAATACCTTTGAAGCCTCTGTTGCCAATATTATAAAATCCACTGAAGAAGGAAAATTAGCATCAGGTGGAAAATATGCATTATTGGAGAAACCTGCCAAAGGAAATAAAATTGAAGCCCGTATATTGTTGAGAATGGGAGATGAAAAATCATTGAGCCAAAAATCAATGATTGCCAATTTAACAGCAAACATGTTAAAATTAGGAACTAAAACCAGAACCAAAAAAGACATTAACGACCAACTTGACCAATATAAAATAAACTTAAGTGTAGTGGGATCTGTTGATGGTTTATATGTAAGAATCAGTACGGATAAAACCAACTTAAACAATGCTTTAAACTTGGTACAGGACATTTTGAGAAACCCTTCTTTTGATGTTACTGAATTTGAAAAATTGAAACTGGAATCCAAAAGCGGATTGGAATCCAACAGAAATGAACCTCAAGCTGTTGCAACTCAAGAACTGACAAAAATAACTGCTTTGTACCCAAAAACCCATCCTTATTACTCGGAAACAATTGATGAAAGCCTGGCTACCTTAGACAAAATCACTATTGAAGACCTTAAGAACTTTTATGCTACCTTTTATGGCGGATCTAACAGTATATCTTCCTTTGTAGGAGGCATTGATAAAGATGCCATTAAAAAATTCTTGAGCAGCACTTTTGACAACTGGAACCCGAAAATTGCATACAAAAGAATTCCAACGCAATATTTTGATGTAAAATCAAATGATAAAACCATCCAAATTAATGACAAAACGAATGCCATTTTATTTGGAAAAATAAATTTGAATATTGGTAAAAAAAATCCAGATTATCCTGCTTTAGAAATGGCAAATGAGTTATTGGGTGGCGGTGCTTTCCTTTCATCCAGAATTCCGCAACGTTTACGTGAAACTGAAGGTTTGAGCTATGGCGCTGGTTCTTATGTACAAGCAAATGCTATTGATCCTACATCAGAATGGGGAATTTATGCTTTTTATAATCCAACAATGAAGGATAAATTGACAACAGCCCTTAATGAAGAAATCCAAAAAGCAATCAGCAAAGGGTTCACCAAAGAAGAATTTGACAGTTCCTTAAAATCTTGGTTGCAAAATAGACAAACAATGCTTGGAACTGATGAGTTCTTGGTTCGTGAACTAAGAGAAAACATGGATTCAGGTCAAACTTTCAAAGACTATGAAGATTTTGAAACTAAAATTAAAAACTTAGATGTTCAAAAAGTAAATACTGCTTTAGTCAAATATTTTGATCCAAAAAAACTAGTGATTGTTCAAGCTGGAGATTTTGTTAAAAAATAATTTTTTGTTACTAAAAAACTAAAGTTCTAAGTTAAACAAAGAAGCTTTAGCCTAGCAAAATTTAAATCGGAAAAAGGTGTTGATTGCTCAACACCTTTTTTTTGTCACTATTTTTTTTCTGATTTAACCCTAAAACCAAACATTCCATTATTATTTATGGCAAGCCACTTATCCTTTATTTAAAAACTGACACTATGAACTTTAAAAAAATATAAACTCAACAAAACTAAAACAAATCCCAATTAACAATCTAAAATCAGCACTATTTCGTAACTTTATAAGCCCGATTCTTTTCCTAAAAAATATCTTTTCATTTCAAAAAATAGTAGTAATAATTCAATTTTTAAATCTGCTAATCGCTGTTAAAAAATATTTTTTTACCCTCTAAATAGTAAAGTTCTAACTTAAGTTCATTTTAATTTTAAAAAACAAAGTCATGAAAAAACAAACTGGCATCTGGATTGATTCATCAAAAGCAATTATTGTTACTCTTGATGGTGGAAAGCAAAGGGTATCAAAAATCGAATCTGATTTGGAAAATAAAATATACCATCAAAAAGAAGGAAGCAAAGGATCCTTCAATGGTAGTCATCATGGTAGCGATGAAACTAAATTTGAAGAAAGAAGAAAAAATGAAACCAATCATTTTCTAAAAAGCATTCTATCGCATATCAAATTAGTCGATGAACTGTATATTTTTGGACCTGCTGAAACAAAAATAAAATTAGAACAAAAAATAAATTCCGATAAATCATTCGATGCGAGCAAACTAAAATTAGTTGAAACGGCAGAAAACAACATGACCACTAATCAAATCGTAGCCAAAATAAAAAAATTCTATCATTTAACCCACATTCCAAATTAAAAACATATTACATCAGCTCTTGTTTTATCAAATTATCCAGTATCCTATAAAAAAACTAATGTGGTTTACTTCTGAATTAAAAAAGGATAAGATCTGTCATACAAGGTAACCTCATTATTCTACTAAAAAACAATAAGAAATCGAAATGAAATATAGAATCGAGAAAGACACTATGGGCGAAGTCCAAGTCCCCTCAGACAGATACTGGGGAGCACAAACTGAACGCTCCCGAAACAATTTCAAGATTGGGTCGCCGGCATCCATGCCAAAAGCTATAATTGAAGGTTTTGCCTACCTCAAAAAAGCAGCCGCCTATACCAATTGTGAATTGGGTGTTTTACACGTCGAGAAACGAGATTACATTGCTTTGGTTTGTGATGAAATTCTGGCTGGACAACTTTCTGAGGAATTTCCGCTTGTGATTTGGCAAACGGGTTCTGGTACGCAAAGCAACATGAATGTCAACGAAGTAATTGCCAATCGTGCTCAGGTACTTAAAAGATTAAGCATTACAGAAGATGAGCCTTTTATCAAAGCCAATGATGATGTCAATAAATCGCAATCGTCCAATGATACTTTTCCAACCGCAATGCATATTGCAGCCTATAAAACAATAGTGGAAAATACTATTCCGAATGTCGAAAAATTAAGAGATACACTTCACAAAAAGGCAACTCAATTTCATTCCGTAGTCAAAATTGGCCGTACCCATTTGATGGATGCCACTCCCCTTACTTTGGGACAAGAAATTTCGGGTTATGTGGCGCAATTGCATAATGGTTTGAAAGCGGTTAAGAACACATTGGGACACTTATCCCAAATCGCTTTGGGAGGAACTGCTGTGGGTACAGGATTGAATACACCAAAAGGATATGACATAAAAGTTGCTGAATATATCACCCAATTTACGGGGCATCCTTTTGTCACTGCACCCAATAAATTTGAAGCGCTGGCAGCTCACGATGCCATTGTAGAAACCCACGGCGCACTCAAACAATTGGCCGTTTCTTTAAATAAAATTGCTAATGATATCCGAATGTTAGCTTCAGGGCCACGCTCTGGAATTGGTGAAATAATGATACCCGAAAACGAACCAGGCTCTTCTATCATGCCTGGAAAAGTAAACCCAACACAATGCGAGGCGCTGACCATGGTTTGTGCCCAAGTGATAGGAAATGATATGGCCATTACCGTAGGCGGTATGCAAGGTCAATATGAATTGAATGTTTTCAAACCGATGATGGCTGCCAACTTTCTGCAATCGGCGGAATTGCTGGGTGACGCTTGTCATTCATTCGACATACATTGTGCTCAAGGAATTGAACCAAACTACAAACGTATTCAAGAATTGGTCAATAATTCATTGATGCTGGTTACGGCTCTGAATACTAAAATTGGCTATTATAAATCGGCTGAAATTGCCCAAACGGCACACAAAAATGGCACCACCCTCAAAGAAGAGGCTGTGAGGCTAGGATATGTGACTCCCGAAGAATTTGATGAATGGGTAAAACCGGAGGATATGGTTTGAGAAGGATTCTTAGATTGCAGATTTTAGACTTCAGAATTTTGAATTTACCGAAATCCATACCCATTTAAGCCTAGTAAAGAAAAACCTGCAAATCGACAATTTGCAGGTTTTTCTATTACAATTATATTTTTGGGGAATTAGTCATTAACTTTATTTTCCATCAACATAATCTTGTAAATAACTAAAACGCTCGGTTAGTTTTCCCTTTTCGGTCATTTTGGCTCGTTTAAGTATACCGTCTTTATCTCCGTTAAAAAAGGCAGGAATAACGTGTTCTGAAAACATTTCGCCAAAACCTTCACTGGCGTCTTTTGGCAATTCGCAAGGCAAATTATCTACCGCCATAACAACAATTGCAGCAGGATGAAAAACATCTACTTCTTTGTTTTCGCTAGGCAAATAACCGTATAAAGGTTCTGCAATGGTCGAAGAACGCAACGTACAAGCTACAGGTCCGTTGACATCACAGGAAACATCAGCCACAACTTTTATCTTGCAATCATTTGCCTGAAGCATTTCTCGACTCAAGATTACAGGAGCTCCGTTGCCATAAAAATGACCCGCAATGTAAATATCTGAAACTTTGGTGAATCGTTCAAAATCAGAAAGATATTCCGAAGGATTTTCGTGAAAATCAATATAATCAAGTACTTGACCGTCTTTTCTTTTATTATAATCCAAAACATCTATTTGAGTGTACACTGCTTGGGTGTAATTTTTAGTCAAATAATTATCTGGTGTGACTTCTTTGATTTTCATGGCATCCAAAATTTCTTTGGCACCATTTCCCACTTTTCCAGTTCCTGTTACCACAATTTTTAAAGGAGGCAAAACCAATCTTCTTAAATGGGCAATCAATGCATCTTTGCCTGAAAGCGTTTCGGCTTTTGGCATTTTAAACAATTCAAATTTTAAACCGAACGCACGGAAAGCATTGTAAGTGCCCACAATTCCGGCATATCTTCCAAAACCTATTAATCTACGATTGTGTGAATCTATAATGGTTTCATGGTCATACAAGTCAATATTTTTCTCCAAAATAGCTTGCAACAGCTTTCTGTTATACGGTTGTTTTTTAATCGTATGTGAAAAAAAGAAATAGGCTTTATTAGGAATCAAGTTCTCAACCGGTACTTCTTTTACCCCAAAAAGAACGTCACAATCACTTACATCATTGGCAACTTCAATTCCCATGCTTTGGTATTGGGCATCGGTAAAAATACGAATATCCGAGCTTTCTACTTTTATAGTACAATCATGATACAGTTGCTTTATTTTTGCCAATTCATTGGGTGAGAAAACAACTCTTCTATCGGGTGGATTTTTCCTTTCTTTTATGATTCCGAACTTCATTTCGACTATTTTAAAAAATTATAAATATAACTTTATCGACTTTATTTGTTACAAACATAACAATTTATTTTAAAACAAAATATATTTATATGATTAATTACAAAAGTCGATAAAAGTAGTCTAAACAATCCGTTTGGGCAAAGTCGTGGGCTAAATAAGTCCTTTTGCACGAACTTATTTTGTGGCTGACGCAATAGATTCTACATTTCAAGTACTTTTTTTCAATCTTTATAGGTACTATTTCTAACTACTATCTATTCTCTTATCAAGAATAATGCTATTAAATTCCAATCAATAATTAAATAGAATTTGTTTTCTTATTCTGAGCATCAGCCAAATAAAAATTGCTTTCAAAAAAAAGTTAAATTTTAAAAAAAACTATAATCCAAAAGTATTTGTTTCTATATATTTGCTTTTTTAGTACCACGAAAATGAATTATACAAAAAAGGCGATTATACTAAATTTACTGCTCCTAAACGTAATAGTGAGCTCCTGTAAAAAAGACACTAAACAGATAGAAAAAGCGGAATTAAAAGATGCCGATCTTCCGAAAAATGTATTGCCAAAAATGAAACCTTTGGTGAATGAAACGAAACTCACCGCTGATTATATAGCCGAAAAACATAGACAAATAGATTCTTTTTACAATAGAAACTGGCCTAATAACAGTATGAATGGTGGTTTTCTTGTTGCCAAAAATGGTCAGATTATCTACGAAAAATATGAAGGCTATGCCAACCTAAGGGACAAAACTCCCATAACGAGCACTACTCCTATTCATATCGCATCAGTGAGTAAAGTACTTACGGCTACGGCTGTTCTAAAATTGGTCAATGCCAAAAGAATTGACCTTGATCAAAAAGTCACTGATTTCCTTAAAGAATTTCCCTATCCGGATGTTACAGTAAGAATGCTATTAGACCATAGAAGTGGTATGCGCAGTTATGCCTATTTTACGGATCGCGATAAAAGTGTTTGGGACAGGCACAATACGTTGACCAACCAAGACATATTGACCATAATGGGAACCAAAAATATTGGGTTGGAACAAAGAACGGGTACCCGATTTGCCTATTGCAATACTAATTATGCGATGCTGGCTCTAATTATCGAAAAAGTAACCAAGATGTCTTATAGAGATGCAATGGCTGAAATCATTTTCAAACCACTAGGGATGACCAATACTTTTGTCCTGGATTTTGACAAAGACAAACATAACGTAGCTCCATCGTATAAAGCCAATAGGGTAGAAATTGGGATTGATTATCTTGACAAAATCTATGGCGATAAGAACATCTACTCCACTCCCCGCGACTTATTGAAATTTGACAGAGCAAGGAATTCACCATCGTTTTTGGAACCTGAATTATTGGCACAAGTGTATACTGGGTACAGCAACGAACGAAAAGGAACCAAAAATTACGGATTGGGTATTCGAATGATCAATTGGGAAAATGGGAAAAATTTCTATTTTCATAACGGTTGGTGGCACGGTTTTACATCGTCGTACATTCCTTTAAAAGACGAAAATGTAACTATAATTGCTTTGTCCAATAAATTTACAAGAAACACTTATGCGGTTCGAAAACTCTCTGTGATATTTGGTGATTATCCATTTAAAGTGGCAGATGAATAAAGATATTTTAGATTGCAGATTTTAGAATTTAGAAAAAAGAGAATAGAAAACAGGTAATAGATTACAGAATGCAAGTTACCGATTGTAAATTGTAGATGGAATATAGATTTTTGATTTGCCAATAATTTCAAAACGGAACAATTCTGATAAAAAAAACTCCAAAAATATTTTGGAGTTTTTTGCTACATACATAAATCACTAATTGACTATTATTAATTTAGTAGTTGAAATCTCGTTGGATTTAATCACTTTTACAACATATTGACCATTGCTTAATCCGGCGGTATTGTTTCTGAATCGGTTTTCTCCAGCAGTAGCATCAATTACAAAAGATTTTTCTTCTCGCCCTTGAATGTTGTATACTTTTACGGTTACTTTTTCATTTACTTCACTACTAAACGAAATATTAAAATCTTCTCTAGCCGGATTTGGATATATTTCAATTTTAGCTGGAAGTTTTTTTACTCCATCATTTGAATCGGCAAGAATTTTACCTGCTTGAGACGCCATTTTTGCTGTAGACGAAATATTCAAAGTATAATCCTCTGTTTCTCCATAATTATAAGTACCACAAGGAGAATTGATAGAGTTATAACTCACTATAATTCGCATTCTAATGGAACCTGTTACCGCTGTTGTTGGAACAGTAATACTGGGGCTCAAAGTCGCACTACTGAATATTGAATACACTTCTTCGCCGGAATCTGTAAATAAACCATTGTTATTGTAATCAATATAAACTTTCCAATACAAACTTCTTGTAGCGCTATATCCAGGTGTTAATGTCAAAGTTTTGGACACTCCTTTAGTAATTGCAGTAGATTGAGTTGTAAAATCGGCATAACCTCCATTATCATTACTTAAATTATTTATAGTTCCAAAAACAACTTTCTTAATCCATTCACTGGATGAACTATTCCCCTTGGAAGTACAATAACTTACTGTAGAACCTCCAGTTGTTGTGAATGTAGATGTTCCTGATGTAGAAGCTCCTGACGTACAATTTCCAACAATTTCAACATTATAAGCAGTACCTAATGCAAGTCCAGTAAGCGATACGGAAGTAGCAGTTGTATTTGACAATGTTGTCCAAGTTGAAGCTGCGGCCGTTTTGTAACGAACGGTATAGTTTGTCGCAGCTGTAGCTGTCCAAGAGACCGTTGCACTTATATTAGTAATTGCACTTGTAGTTATTCCAGAGGGAGTTGCACAGGAATTCCCACTAGGCGGAGTTCCCCCAAGTGTTTCTGTCAAAGTTCCATTAATCACTTTAATATTTCCCCAAGCGGCATTGGATCCTGAAGTTGTAATCCAATTATGTAAATCGAAAGAAGTTGTCCCGGTTGGGTCTCCGGCAATCTTAACAATTTTAACCCCTTTTCCGCTATTATTCCAAGTTAAAGGCGAACCCGAAGTTACGGTTTCAGGAGTTGAATTGGATTCTATTTGATAAAAATAAGCAAAGTTAGTTGTTGCAGGAGCGAATATTTTGGCAATCCCGTTTTGATCAATACAAACCGCAGCATTCTCATAAATACCAATCCCTTTGGCATTCAATCCAGCCCCTTGATCTTTCCACATTCTAGCTAAAAAAGTAGTTTGACGTCCTCTTCTATCTGGATTATCATAATGAGTATCAGTAATAACATTGTTTAAAATGGGATGGCTTATAAAATCATTAACCCCAATTGTTACACCCGAATTATACGGATTTGCAAGAGCATCTGCAGAAAGAACACTAGTAGTGGCGGCAGTAAAATAATACTTTCCTTGAATAGCACATCCTGCACTTGATCCTCCTACTGGTACTTTCTTAGTGTTAATCAAATAATTTATAGCATCTTCAACAGGAGTATCTTTCCAATAAGAAATATAATCATATTGATTTCCTCCAGCAATAAATAAAGCTTCAGCATTTCTAATTTTAGTAGCAATTTCGGCAAGACTTGCTTTAGCTCTTGTATCTATTAATATTGTTTCTACTGAGTTAAGAGTAACTCCTAATTGAGAATAGAAATAATCATTATGACCATTTGCACCACTAGCACGAATAACAACCACATCGCCTCCACCAGCTTTGCCTAAAAACCAACGAAAAGCATTATCATTCGATTCTTTACCTCCATCAAGAAGAACTCCTCCTGTAGTTGTCGTCACTTTATCTGTAGTACTACCTACTTTCCAACTTGTGTATGTTTGTGCTTGAACACTTATTCCTAAACAAAAAACAAAGAGAACACGGAACCAACCTTTTTTAGTAAAATATTTTTTTTTCATAGTATTTTGGTTTTAGTTAAATAATTCACACAATATTAAGGAATAAA carries:
- the fumC gene encoding class II fumarate hydratase, with protein sequence MKYRIEKDTMGEVQVPSDRYWGAQTERSRNNFKIGSPASMPKAIIEGFAYLKKAAAYTNCELGVLHVEKRDYIALVCDEILAGQLSEEFPLVIWQTGSGTQSNMNVNEVIANRAQVLKRLSITEDEPFIKANDDVNKSQSSNDTFPTAMHIAAYKTIVENTIPNVEKLRDTLHKKATQFHSVVKIGRTHLMDATPLTLGQEISGYVAQLHNGLKAVKNTLGHLSQIALGGTAVGTGLNTPKGYDIKVAEYITQFTGHPFVTAPNKFEALAAHDAIVETHGALKQLAVSLNKIANDIRMLASGPRSGIGEIMIPENEPGSSIMPGKVNPTQCEALTMVCAQVIGNDMAITVGGMQGQYELNVFKPMMAANFLQSAELLGDACHSFDIHCAQGIEPNYKRIQELVNNSLMLVTALNTKIGYYKSAEIAQTAHKNGTTLKEEAVRLGYVTPEEFDEWVKPEDMV
- a CDS encoding serine hydrolase; amino-acid sequence: MNYTKKAIILNLLLLNVIVSSCKKDTKQIEKAELKDADLPKNVLPKMKPLVNETKLTADYIAEKHRQIDSFYNRNWPNNSMNGGFLVAKNGQIIYEKYEGYANLRDKTPITSTTPIHIASVSKVLTATAVLKLVNAKRIDLDQKVTDFLKEFPYPDVTVRMLLDHRSGMRSYAYFTDRDKSVWDRHNTLTNQDILTIMGTKNIGLEQRTGTRFAYCNTNYAMLALIIEKVTKMSYRDAMAEIIFKPLGMTNTFVLDFDKDKHNVAPSYKANRVEIGIDYLDKIYGDKNIYSTPRDLLKFDRARNSPSFLEPELLAQVYTGYSNERKGTKNYGLGIRMINWENGKNFYFHNGWWHGFTSSYIPLKDENVTIIALSNKFTRNTYAVRKLSVIFGDYPFKVADE
- a CDS encoding GEVED domain-containing protein, encoding MKKKYFTKKGWFRVLFVFCLGISVQAQTYTSWKVGSTTDKVTTTTGGVLLDGGKESNDNAFRWFLGKAGGGDVVVIRASGANGHNDYFYSQLGVTLNSVETILIDTRAKASLAEIATKIRNAEALFIAGGNQYDYISYWKDTPVEDAINYLINTKKVPVGGSSAGCAIQGKYYFTAATTSVLSADALANPYNSGVTIGVNDFISHPILNNVITDTHYDNPDRRGRQTTFLARMWKDQGAGLNAKGIGIYENAAVCIDQNGIAKIFAPATTNFAYFYQIESNSTPETVTSGSPLTWNNSGKGVKIVKIAGDPTGTTSFDLHNWITTSGSNAAWGNIKVINGTLTETLGGTPPSGNSCATPSGITTSAITNISATVSWTATAATNYTVRYKTAAASTWTTLSNTTATSVSLTGLALGTAYNVEIVGNCTSGASTSGTSTFTTTGGSTVSYCTSKGNSSSSEWIKKVVFGTINNLSNDNGGYADFTTQSTAITKGVSKTLTLTPGYSATRSLYWKVYIDYNNNGLFTDSGEEVYSIFSSATLSPSITVPTTAVTGSIRMRIIVSYNSINSPCGTYNYGETEDYTLNISSTAKMASQAGKILADSNDGVKKLPAKIEIYPNPAREDFNISFSSEVNEKVTVKVYNIQGREEKSFVIDATAGENRFRNNTAGLSNGQYVVKVIKSNEISTTKLIIVN
- a CDS encoding NAD(P)-dependent oxidoreductase, yielding MKFGIIKERKNPPDRRVVFSPNELAKIKQLYHDCTIKVESSDIRIFTDAQYQSMGIEVANDVSDCDVLFGVKEVPVENLIPNKAYFFFSHTIKKQPYNRKLLQAILEKNIDLYDHETIIDSHNRRLIGFGRYAGIVGTYNAFRAFGLKFELFKMPKAETLSGKDALIAHLRRLVLPPLKIVVTGTGKVGNGAKEILDAMKIKEVTPDNYLTKNYTQAVYTQIDVLDYNKRKDGQVLDYIDFHENPSEYLSDFERFTKVSDIYIAGHFYGNGAPVILSREMLQANDCKIKVVADVSCDVNGPVACTLRSSTIAEPLYGYLPSENKEVDVFHPAAIVVMAVDNLPCELPKDASEGFGEMFSEHVIPAFFNGDKDGILKRAKMTEKGKLTERFSYLQDYVDGK